Below is a window of Streptomyces qaidamensis DNA.
CCCCGGGCCGGACACGTCCCACAGCCGGATCGTGCCGTCGTCGCCCCCCGCGGCCAGCGTCCGGCCGTCCGGGCCGAACGCCACCGACCGCACGGCTGCCGTGTGCCCGGTCAGGGGCGCGCCCCGGGCCCGCGGCCGGCTCGTGTCGGCCACGTTCCACAGCCGGACGGTGCGATCGTCGCCCGCGGAGGCCAGCGTGCGCCCGTCCGGGCTGAAGGAGATCAGGTAGATCGTGCCGTCGTGGCCGGTCAGGGGCTCGCCGAGCGGCTTCGGGTGCTCGGGGTCGGTCACGTCCCACAGCCGGATCGTGCCGTCGTCGGACGCGCTGGCCAGCGTCCGGCCGTCCGGGCTGAAGACCGCACTGCTGACCCAGCTCGTGTGACCGGTGAGGGGCCCGCCCAGGGCCTTCGGCCGCTTGGGGTCGGCGACGTTCCACAGCCGTACGGTCCGGTCGTAGCTGGCGGTGGCCAGGACCCGTCCGTCCGGGCTGAACGTCGTGAGGTAGACGGCCCCCGTGTGGCCGGTGAGGGGGGTGGAGAGCGGGGCGTTCACGATGGAGATCAGACGGCTGTTCGCACCCTTGTCGTCGGGTCGCAGCCCGTGCGCCACGAGGTCGAGCTGCGCGGACAGCGACGGATCGGCGTGCTGGACGCGGTCGGACTGGGCGAGCACCTGCTCGAAGACGGCTGCGTCCCGCTGCTTCCAGGCCACGACGGCCGACCCGCCGGCCAGCACCGCCAGCACTACCAGCGCCGCCACCGCACCCCGGCTGATCCAGGTGATCCGCCTGCGCAGCCGGACGGACGCGGCCAGGAATTCCACCGCGCTGCGGGTCAGGAACGTGTCCCCGGCGGACCTCGCCCAGCCGTGGGCCTGCTCCAGCCGGGAGCCCCGGTAGAGCAGTGAGGTGTCGCGGTTCGACTCCTCCCAGGCCCGGCCGTCCTCCTCCAGGCGCTGGCGCAGCAGATTGCCCTGCCGGTCCTCGTCGATCCAGTCGCGCAGCCGCGGCCAGGCGTGCAGCAGCGCCTCGTGGGTGATCTCCACGGTCTCCGCGTCGAGCGTCACCAGCCGGGCGCGGACCAGCGCTTCGAGGGACTCCTCGGTCTTGCCCGGGTCGGCCGACTCCTGCGCCAGCTGCCGCCGGGTTCCGCGGCGGCGCGTGGCCTGGGTGTCCTCGCCGAGGCGGACCAGGCGGAGCAGGAGCAGCCGGGCCGCCGTGCGCGCGGCCGGGTCGAGGCCGGCCCAGGCCCGTTCGGCGGTCGCCGCGACCGCGCCCTGGATGCCGCCGGCCGCGCGGTAGCCCGCCAGCGTGAGCCGGACGCCCTTCCGGCGCTGCCAGGTGGCGAGCAGGGCGTGCGAGAGGAGCGGCAGCACACCGGCATCGTGCGCCGGGCGCAGGCCGTCGGCACTGACCTCCCGGACGATCAGCTCCGCGAGGCCCGGTTCCAGCTCCAGGCCGACGGCCTTGGCCGGGCCGGTCACCGCCTCGCGCAGCTCCGCGGTGGTCAGCGGCCCGAGCACCATGTGCCGGTGCTGAAGCGCGTCGGCCAGCTCGGGGTACCTCAGGCAGCGGTAGTAGAAGTCGGCGCGGATGCCCAGCACCACGACCGCCGGGGCCGGTTCCCCGGGGCCGGCGGGCGAGCAGGCTGCGTGCAGAACCTCGATGAAGGCGCGCCGGTCCGCCTCGTCGGGGCAGAGCGTGAACGTTTCCTCGAACTGGTCCACGATCACGACCGGGCGGGCCCCGGAGGGAGCCACGCGCCGGGCCCAGGCGGCGACGGCGGCGCGAGCGGTGTCGGGGCCCGGGGCCGGTCGGTGGTCGGGTTTCGGGGCCGCTCGGGCAGCTGGCTCCTGGGCCGGTCGGTGGTCGGGTTTCGGGGCCGCTCGGGCGGCGGGGTTCGGAGGAGCGGACTTCTGAGGGGGGTTCTGAGGGGCGAGGTTCTGAGGGGGGGGGTTCTGGGGGGCGGGGTTCTGAGGGACGGATTTCTCTGCGGGGGATGGGGCGGGGCCATCTTCGGGACGGGAACCGGCGACTCCTCCGGGAGAGGACCCCGGGGCTCCCTGCGGAGACGCGTCGGATCCGGCCGGCTCCAGCCGCCGGGGCGAGGCTTCCCCGGACGGGGTCGTGGTCGGGGTCGTGATCGGCACTACGGACGCCAGCTCGGGGATGCAGCGGCTCAGCTCCGCGAGCGGATCACCCCCCGGTACGAGCTGCACGACGTGCCGCGCCCGGCCGCTGCCGCCGTTGTCCCCGCCCGGCGCACCGGCCCGGCCGCTGCCGCCGTCGTCCCCGCCCGGCGCACCGCCCCGCAGGGCAGGCACCAGACCGGCGTTCAGCAGCGAGGACTTCCCCGCCCCCGACGCACCCACGAGCATGACCAGGCCGCCCGTGTCCGCGGCGGCCCCGAGCTGGGTGACGAGCGCGTCCGTGCTCCGCTCCCGGCCGAAGAACCACCGGGCGTCCTCCCGGCGGTAGGAGGCCAGCCCGCGGTACGGGCACACTCCGCCGGGCGCGGACGCAGCCCCGTCAGCGGGCCGTTCCTCGCCCGCGGACGCGGCGGGGCGCTCGCCGACCGGGTCGGCCACCGCGCGTTCCCAGAGCCGCTGCCACTGGCCGAGGTCGTACAGGCCGGGGGAGACCGGCGTGGGCCGCGAGCGCCGCGCCTCGGGGATCAGCACCTGGAGCACGGCCGCGAGAGCGGGGAACTGGGCCGGTACGTTCCGGGCCCGACGCCAGTCGCTGATGCGCTGGGCGGACACCCGCACGGGCCGCCCGCGTTCGTCGACCCGCTGGAGCCGGACGACCGCTTCGGACACCCGTTTGAGAGGAGGGTTGCCGGCTTCCTTGTACAGCAGTGCGAGGCGTTCCGCGAAGGCGGTGCGTGCCCCCGAGTCGGAACTCAAGGTCTCAGCTCCTTATTTCCCACGCCTGGACGTCCGGACCGGAAAGCTCACTTTATATGGCTGACCTGCGGTAATGCCTTCCGCTGGACGCCGGAACCTCCTCC
It encodes the following:
- a CDS encoding PD40 domain-containing protein, translated to MSSDSGARTAFAERLALLYKEAGNPPLKRVSEAVVRLQRVDERGRPVRVSAQRISDWRRARNVPAQFPALAAVLQVLIPEARRSRPTPVSPGLYDLGQWQRLWERAVADPVGERPAASAGEERPADGAASAPGGVCPYRGLASYRREDARWFFGRERSTDALVTQLGAAADTGGLVMLVGASGAGKSSLLNAGLVPALRGGAPGGDDGGSGRAGAPGGDNGGSGRARHVVQLVPGGDPLAELSRCIPELASVVPITTPTTTPSGEASPRRLEPAGSDASPQGAPGSSPGGVAGSRPEDGPAPSPAEKSVPQNPAPQNPPPQNLAPQNPPQKSAPPNPAARAAPKPDHRPAQEPAARAAPKPDHRPAPGPDTARAAVAAWARRVAPSGARPVVIVDQFEETFTLCPDEADRRAFIEVLHAACSPAGPGEPAPAVVVLGIRADFYYRCLRYPELADALQHRHMVLGPLTTAELREAVTGPAKAVGLELEPGLAELIVREVSADGLRPAHDAGVLPLLSHALLATWQRRKGVRLTLAGYRAAGGIQGAVAATAERAWAGLDPAARTAARLLLLRLVRLGEDTQATRRRGTRRQLAQESADPGKTEESLEALVRARLVTLDAETVEITHEALLHAWPRLRDWIDEDRQGNLLRQRLEEDGRAWEESNRDTSLLYRGSRLEQAHGWARSAGDTFLTRSAVEFLAASVRLRRRITWISRGAVAALVVLAVLAGGSAVVAWKQRDAAVFEQVLAQSDRVQHADPSLSAQLDLVAHGLRPDDKGANSRLISIVNAPLSTPLTGHTGAVYLTTFSPDGRVLATASYDRTVRLWNVADPKRPKALGGPLTGHTSWVSSAVFSPDGRTLASASDDGTIRLWDVTDPEHPKPLGEPLTGHDGTIYLISFSPDGRTLASAGDDRTVRLWNVADTSRPRARGAPLTGHTAAVRSVAFGPDGRTLAAGGDDGTIRLWDVSGPGRPEPAGAPLTGHTATVHSVAFSPDGRTLAGGSADGTVQLWNMAGPGRPAEVGAPLTGHTGPVWSVAFSPDGNMLAAASADSTASLWKVSDPEHASQVGGPLAGSSGEMYALGFSPDGRTLATGAGDNKVRLWSLPTSDMTGRTGVFRPDGRLLATAARDGRIRLWDVRTPGRPIRTGEPFRPGKGDVRSLEFSPDGRTLAVATGDRVVELWNLGDPERPVRHGSPAPLRIRYADPLAFSPDGQILATAYDDRTIQLWNIGDPARPRPLGAPLTGHKGYINHLAFSPDGRTLASGSADGTIRLWNATDPGRVRLIGAPLRGHLGAVNALAHSRDGRILASAGDDNSVRLWDVTDPAGASEQTRLTGHTEAVVSLTFSRDGRTLASGGNDSTVRLWNVSDPAHATAIGPSMSPHAKTGTFLAFSPNSDMLGVSSGADTIRLWDLDVDTAVRRICSMTRGVLTPDTWREYLPRLSYDPPCDD